GTCAGAGAGGCAGGCAGAGCCCAGTCAAGGGCTCCATCTGAGCTCACCTAGCTCAGGAGGTGTTTCTCCATGGGGGCCACCGTGCTGTTTGTTTGCAACTCAACTAAATTGCTCCCAGAGGGGAAACTTTATTTCACAACATATTTTCAACCGGAGACTTTCCGCAAACAGGGCTATATCTGCGCAGGTACACGCATAGCTGGGCCCAGAGGGCAGACCCagcctgtctctgtctctgctaCAGTCAGGTCTTCCTCAGAGTTTCCTAGTGGGCAGAAGAAAGGAGTGGCCTTAAAGGGACCATGTGAGGGCAAGCATCTTTGCCTCCTTAGCTTCTAACCCCTCTGCTCCCCTTGAATGTTTCCATGGAACCAAAGGCAGTGGGTATACTGAGATGTGGGCAGGAAGAGCCACATGCTACCTCTGTCTGAACAGCTGGGCTGCTCCATCTCCCTGCTTCTTTTAATATTCCTCTGTGTTTTGGACCATGGTCTGTCCTTAGGCTCTAAAGGGTAGAAGGATGGCCTTCAAGAGGGTCTCTCAGCCTTGCTTCTGACCCTCAAGCAATTCCTGGGTCTCCAGGGCCCATTTGGGAGGGACAGGGAACACTCTTGGCCCTCATGTGCTCTCTTGGATCTCctaataaaaattacttatttgGGGATGTTGCTGTCTCCCTATTCAGCAGAGGGATTTCTTCTGGCACCCCACTACCCCCTCTGCTCTGGGGCCAGAGAGAAAATCTACCAACTGGTTCTTCGCTAAGTGTCATTGTCTCAACTTTCAGCAGGGCCAAGGCTCCAGGGGCCACATATATGGTGTCTCACAGGGCTCACAGGAGATCCTGCATCCTGTCAGAAGTACTGCAGTCCAGAAGAGGGAGAAACCTACCCAGGATCAGAGAGAGGCAGGGTCCTGGCAGAAAAGGTGCTGAAACTCAAGCCTCTTCTTtcacccactctctccctctttcctttcttctctccttctctatctctgtctttgtccttcttcttccctccaaTATTTCCCCTTCTGtgctctccctctttccttccatccttctcCACCCTCATATGCACAGATGGTTATGTTCATCTCATATCTAGTGACACACTCACCACCTTTATAGATACAGAGAAACCTCAACAGACTTGGGGAACAGAGAAAGGTCCATTTAGTCATAAAGCCAATGAGAAAGCCCTGGGTCTCCATCTCTACACAGATGTGTATTGATCCCTGAGCCCCAGGGAAATTGGCAGCAGCTCTTCCACAAGACTCCAGCAACCTGGCACACCTGCACCATGGGTGACCCTGTCCTAAATGTATTTCATGAGGCTCTGGGTCCAGGAAACATCCAAGGGGAGCAGAAGGTCTAGAAGCTAAGGAGGCAAAGATGCTTACCCTCACGTGATCCCCTTAAGGCCACTCTTTTCTTCTGCCCACCAGGAAACTCCAGCATTCAGAACCGTGTCAGGACTTCATCCCCCCAAAAATCCATAGGTGGCAAGCTACTCTGTAGACGAGAACTCTGGAAAACCCATCCAAGACCTTGCTCTGTTCCTATCATGCTAGACAAGCCCAGGGACATGTTTCCCCTCTCTGGAACTCAGTTTCCTCCTGGGTAAATGGAGCAGCTTCTGGTCCCTTCCAGGAGCTTAGCTGTGATCGAGTCTGGGCAACACCTGGGCCAACATGCCCTACAGAACTGCTTCCCTGTACATACCCATTGGCACAATAACAACAAGAAGGTCTTTATAAAGCCTGGCCATTAAAGAAACCCTCTGCTGGGCTGGGGACACTGAGGgctgggaagggaaaggggaggaggacAACAGGGTCCCTGGGACATTGTCAGCAGCCAAATTCCAGCCACAGGGCCTTTCACTAGAGGGATTTTTACCCAGTGCACCTTTCCACTACTGGCGCAAATGAATCATGTATATAAGAACCTCAAGCACCAGGTTTCGCTGTTGCCATTAGAATTTTATTGAGCATGTTCTTTGTGTGGAGCCCTGCACACTAATGGAAGAACAGGGGAGAAAGCCGAAGCAAACCTTGCCACAGAGGTTGGAACAGAGCAGACAGGAAGCTGGAGCCAGTGAGGCAAGGCCCAGGGAGCCCTCACAAGCAAGCAGGCAGTGCCTGCCACTGGTGCTGCTGGAGGGGCGGATGccactctctcctctccttccaagACGGCACATCTCAGCTCATGCAGACTTCCTCTGGCTTCCAGCAGCTAGAACCTCCCTGATCCTTCCTAGAGGCTGGAAGGAGGCTGGGACAAGGCAGCTCTTGGAGAAAAGGGATGAGGGGAGGGAGCAGAGGCTCTGGCTGTGCTGAAGTGCCTGTGAAGCATCACTGGCGCATCCATAGCCACAGGTTGGCGATGCAGGCAGACACCAGCATGGTGAAGAACACAGCCTCCCTGTGCCGCCAGGTGGCGCCCTGGTCCTCGAGGGCACGCAGGCGTCCAGTGATCATGTGCAGCTATAGAGGGACCAAAAGTAGAGCTGGTGAGCAAGGCTCTTCCAGAAAGCCAGAGGCTTGCCAGTGGGGGGCAGAGGGGAGTGTGAAGTTAAAACAAGAAGTAGTTTTGCTACCCTTTAGCAGGCCCAACTGCCCCTGGATGAGAAGCAGCCAGCCTGGCATGACCTAGTAGGACCCAGGGCcagcttccttctctctctctctctctctctctctctctctctctctctgtgtgtgtgtgtgttcactccAGTTCTCTTCAAGAGGCCAGCCTGCCCCCACTATAGCAGGGTGAGCTCAGGAAGAAAGTGGCTTTTCCTCCTAGGGTGGGCATGTGTGGCTGCAGTCACAGAACCAGAGAGAGGACCTCAGGGCCTGAGAAGGCCACCAGGACAGGTGCTCATCCAACCTCCTTCTCCCACTCCTGGGACTCCTTTCTAACAAAACCTGAGCTTGGTTTGCAGCTGAGGCTACCCTCTGCTGACCTCTCAGCACCACTGTCTGGCATTGCTCTGACATGCTTCTGTTTCCTGCTGCTccccctttcctcttccctgaTTCCCTTGCCACAGCTCAGAGACAGAGCTTAGTCTCAAGGGTAAGCATCAAGCTAGAACAGAAGAGGCAGTGGGCcttggaggaaaagaagagagccCAGCTTCACCTCACCTCAGGGTGCTATAGGTGAAGATGATTGTAAAGGCTATGTGAAATCAAAGGTGTGGCTTTGCTTATAGCTCTTGAGGCTCCCTACCTCCAGGCACTATGTTGCCACCTGCACCTGCCATGTGGGTCTGGTAGGGCAAAAGCTCACCTGTCTTCTCATGATTTCCATCTCCAGTCCATTGAGCTCTTCCAGGCCAATCTCTGCTGCCATACCTGCATCTGAGTTGCTGAGGGAAAAGCAAAACACAGAGAGTCAAGAGTTTCTGATGGCACTAAGGAGGCCCTAGCAGAGAGGAAATCCAGGAGAGGAAGCAGGCCAGGAACTTCTTGAATAGTGACTCTAGCAGCCTGTGATAAAGAGGGCCCGAAGGCTGGAAGTCAGCCTAGTCCAGGCTGCCAAAGAGTGAATGTAGGTTTCCAAAGGCCAGGAGGCAACAGAACCCCAATATTTCAAGCAACCACACTCCTTCCTGGCCAGGCTGCTCACTAAGCTCTCTGCCCATACTGGTCCTCGCCTGGAGCACTCAAGGTGCAGCTCTTACCGTTCATAATGGAACCTCATGCCTTGCAAGATGCCTGGATACTCTTGGGGATGGGCACTGCCATGCACTGTCTCTCGTGACATTCTGGGCTTCTGCAGCTGGTGCCCCTACAAGAAAGAAGGGTCACTCCAAGTCATCTGCTCATTCCACCTAAGCAGCTTCCCCACACTTTGCCAAGATCTGATGATGTATCCCAAGTGGCTCATGTGGTGCTTGACCCTCTGGAACCAAGGGCAAGCCACTTTAGACCACTGAGAAAGCCTGGGCACCCCTATCTGCACCATGTTCCTCAGAAGCCCTGGCCTTGAAggctgtggtgaagaagaacagttacagtATCCTCTGCCAGAACTTCTATAGGCAAACATTACCTGAGAATCCAAACAACTTACTAAAGGAGAACGTGAATTGAGGCCTGGCAAGGTGCCTTCACTCCCAAGGACACATAGGAAGAAAGGGAGCTAAGGCCAGCACTCTGGCTACTGGGAAGCCACAGATTCCCTCCCTAAGTGAGGCCAGCCATTCCTGGAGCTTTCGTTTTCATCCATCTGCTAATGACTCCCCAAGTGCATGTTTGAGGTCAAGGTTATCTGATGGCTTTGAAGAGCATTGTGGGGTGAAGAAGCAGAATGTGGCTTTTGGTGGCAGGCTTTCCCTGGGCTCAATCATAGCTGTAGGTTTCCACACTTTTTCTGCCTGCTAGGGACCCTGCCACCTTCTAAACCCTTATCAATAGCAAGTCATTGAATCCTTATCACAACCTCATGAAAcaggtattattattttattttgaaagattaaGAAACTGAATCACAGAGAGATTAAGCAAGTTGCCCAAGTCACACAACTAGTAAGTAATAGAGCAATAATCTGAGCCTAGGACACTGTTCTCCAGAGATTGTGCTCTTAGCCATTACACTATATGCCTCTCATACTGCTTCCTCTTAAGATTTCACTAAGCAACAGTGAAAGCACTGAAACTGTACAATTCCATGAGAAAGATAACAGCAGGAAGTGAAAGAGCTTAACAAAACTTTGAATGCAGAAAGTGCCCACGGAGGAAACCAGCAGACAAGCAGCCCTGGGCATGCATGGGAAACAGATGGGGCACTGCCAACTGGAGAGGCTGGCTGGCAGTACCCAGGCCTGGAGGCTGCAAGGACAACTGGTGGGGGGTGTCTCAAGAACAGAGGTGGAAAATAGGAACATTAACTAAAGTTCTGTGTATGAAACAGTCATCTACCCTTCTCCCTCCACCTGGCTGGCAACCAGACACTCATCCCCAAGCCAAAACCTGAACCAAATGAACAGGAAGCCCGGGGTGTCAGTGCCACAAAATAAAACTCTCTTTGTCTTGGCATTTGCCCTGCTGCAGTACAACCTACCACTTGGCAGGCCTCAGCCAGCTGTGCCAAGGTCTGGGCTAGCACTTGTGTTAGCCTCATTCTTAGAAATGAACAGACAACTGCAGCTCACCTATCACCTTGGAAAGATCTGCTCTTAGGTAACaacattaaaatgaaagtgaggccatttccatgaaaagaGCTTTCTTAGGAGCTTTTCTACTAGGTTCCATTAGTTGCGataattcaaaatgtatttttttcgaAAGGAGTACACAGATACTGCAGTGACTTTTTGGGAACAGttgtttatattaataatatttgatCTTCTTAAGAAACTTCAAAATAGCACGAAAATGACACTGAGTGTGAGAGAAACCCTGGGACTACAAAGTAGATTTGCTTACAGTCATCTTCTTAAAGAATCTCCAGACTACCCCTGTGATTTTCCTATAGAGTGGAATcaggaaagcaaaaggaaaattttgAGGAATTTGAAGGCAAAGTGATTGGTGGCCAGATGTTCTGTTTGAGGCAATGTAGTTTATCAATACATCAATATAATAGCAATTAATTTAACAATACCTTCTGTTTGATACCTTGTATTGTGACCACTTCATGTGATGGCTATAACTATTCTaaaagttatttgtatttttttgtttgtttttaaaaaatattttttggttgtagatggacacaaaatctttattatttatttttatgtggcgatgagtatcaaaccctgggcctcacatgtgctagatgagcactctacaaCTAAGCTACACAGCCCAAgcccctgtattttttttttttgatttttttttagttgtagttggatacactatttttattttatttatttttttatgtggtgctgaagatcaaacccagggcctcgcacatgtttggcaagcattttaccactgagccacaatcccaggcccttgtttataatttttaattttagaactaCTTTTTGggtatacattaaaaaatataagatatatatagagagatagatagatataaatatatagatatatatatgttggggctgtagctcagtaaaaaagtgtttgcctcacatgtgtgaggcactggattcaattcttagcatcacataaaaataaagatactgtatgttcatctagaactaaaaattttttttaaagatatatattatatatattacatatatgtgtgtgtgtatatatatgattaaGACTAGGAAATTCTATTAATTGAAACACATGCCAACTTCCTTGTTAATTATatcaaaaattgtttttcttattttccttatgttccttaaacatgtttttaaacatGTTCCTTATGTTTTTAAGGAACACTACTTTCCTCCCCAAATCAGCAGGATagcattattaattttttttttaccttatataTTGGGATTTTCCCAGAGGCACCAACCATTGTATTAATCATCATATTCTAAAGTaagcagatgaatgaatgaataggatTAATAAATTAGAGTTCTTAATTCTAGAGTTCTAAATTGCATTTCTAATTCTAAAGCATTGCCCTCCTCTAGCCCTATGGCTAAATGTTCACTAATCCTGCTATTATATCCCCTTCAGTCTCAGTATCATGAGTGGCTTCCTAAAGCCTGGATTCCTGGAGCAACTTAATTTGGCTTCAGTTTTTAGACCCAGAAAGCCAATTTAATATTTCtaacttattttttgtttcagaagATCACTGACCTGGAAGGCCCTTTTCTTGTTATTCACTAGAGCTTGAATCATTTCAGCCTAGTAATCCTTTACCTAGAAACCAAATTACCCTCTTTGCAAACTTGATGCCTCTCTCAGTaacttttttaaatgcattttttagtttttgttggacctttattttatttatttatttctatgtggtgcagaggatcaaacccagggcctcacacatgccaggcaagtgctctaccacaaagccacaaccctagccccctcagtaacttttattaaattataaccACTTACACtttttgaaagcattccctcacTCATCCAAATATAGCTGACAGGATTGGTTACAAACTTAACCAGTCCCATAGCTATATCCTATAACAGTCATGGCTCCTTCCTCTGAAAAATGGCTGCCTTTTTTTTGCAACAATGTAGCTGCCatttttctagaatattctgTCACCCCACGGATTTGTATGTGAAAAGATTGGCTACAGAATTCCAAGACTCAGGAAATGCCCTAGAACAGTCAGTTTTCACTCCCTCTCCAACCTTGTTGTTTTCCCAGTAATCTTTGCAACACTGtaacaaaacaatttttctatacttCCTCACACAAGGTGAATATAGCTTACAAAACTGAAGGCAAAACTTGATTCTTTGTAACAATCAGTTCTCCCTTTCCTTCAACCTGATAGCCTTTTTCTAGTAACTCTTGCTACTGTATAGCAACCATTTTTCTAAAACTTTCCCTCACCCACAGTGAAAATGCCAGGAGTCCCCTTTCTCCATGGATACCAAAATCAGTGAATGCTCAAGCCCtgtatataaaatgatataattgCATAAATCCTATGTACATCATCCTGCATAATTTGAATCATCTCCACATAATTTCTAAAaccaaatacaatgtaaatgctgtgtaaatagtccttgtattgtttagggaataatgacaaaaaagcctttgtgttcagtacagatgcttttttctccaaatattttccatccaTTGTTGGTTAAATCCACAGATGCAGGATCTGTGGATATGGTGGGCCAACTTTTGGCCCTTCTTTATTTACCATGGTCAGGCAAAAGCCTCTATAACCAGTACTGAAAACCCCAACCCAGTCACCATGTGTCCAAGATCCCAGACAGTACCAATTTTTTGGGCCGGGTAGCACCCATAGTCCAAACTgtttggcttgcagaagaaccAGAAGCCTTTGGTTCCAACTTCTGTCGCCTCTGGGGAGCACCTAGTGACCAGGATCCATGCTCCatcatttctagagagaagaacAGAGACCCTAAAGAACACCCATAGAAGTTATACTGGGGCTTCCTGGGTGTTAAGACATACCAGAAAGAAGACAGTGCCCCCAAAGTTCTTAAGATTCACTCAAGATCCATTCATCATTACTGATCCCAGACCTGTTTATTCATCTGTTCAAAAGTTCAATAACGATATCCTGAAGGCCAAGTTCTGGCCTAGGTTACTAGACAGAGTAAGCAAAGAGCAAGACGCAAGATCCCAGACATCAATGAACCATTTGCTTGTGTATAAGAGCGAGTGGGAAGTacacaacaaaaaacaactcaTCAGTACAAATTTAGAGAAATGATGGCTCCATAAATGACAAAACAGGTAACATGGTGGAAAGAAAAAGCAAGTTCTAGAAAAGTAGGAGTCAGCACTGATACAGAGACTGGAAACAGATCTGAAAAGAACCAAACATGGGGAATTGAGAACTGAGGAAAAGAGCAGACCAAGGGAACAGGGAGCATAGAGCCTGTAAGGAGAAACAGCTTGAGATGTTTTAAGAACAAACACAACTtcaggggcgggggggggggggggggttggcagGGAACTTGCGCACTGGACAAACATTGCCAGAGCAGAGAATATGTTAAGGAGGCCCTGAATGCATCTTCTACATTGCATGATTTGGATTTGACTAAAAGACAAGAGAGGATTCAGAGACAGAATtaatcaatttattaaaaaaattaagcccTACAAATATTTTGCAATAGACACAGCGGTGCGTAAGATGGAAGGAGTCAGAGAAACCATACATGTTGTTTGCACCCTCCTCCTTCTTGGGCTACAAAAGACTTATATCATCATCTATTTATCACTTTTCCCACAGTTCTCTGTAACCAACACAAACACTCCAAAACCCAGACACGACATCTAAGCATGCATGCATgcaaacacacaaacatatatgcaCAAAAGCACACCCAGAGGCACATGTACCTTCTCCAACACCCACGAGCACAAGTGTAGATGAATGCCTACATGGTCTATATATGCTAGGGGACATTTTA
This sequence is a window from Ictidomys tridecemlineatus isolate mIctTri1 chromosome X, mIctTri1.hap1, whole genome shotgun sequence. Protein-coding genes within it:
- the Fate1 gene encoding fetal and adult testis-expressed transcript protein, which codes for MAGGPPSMKEEIEMCIAEEVGPGSHGKTQEQLVIAEMMEHGSWSLGAPQRRQKLEPKASGSSASQTVWTMGATRPKKLGHQLQKPRMSRETVHGSAHPQEYPGILQGMRFHYERNSDAGMAAEIGLEELNGLEMEIMRRQLHMITGRLRALEDQGATWRHREAVFFTMLVSACIANLWLWMRQ